The Shinella zoogloeoides genome contains the following window.
ATGCCGGTTTCGGCCAGCGCCTTGCCGCCGGTCCTGGCTTCCTCGACGCCGAGTTCGGTCAGGTCGGGATCGCGCCAGCCGGTGAAGAGGTTTTTCAGGTTCCATTCGCTCTGGCCGTGGCGAACGAGGACGAGGGTTCCGCTCATATGGTCTGTCTCCTGACGCTGATTTAGTTGAGCCCGAGCACGTCGAGCATGGAATAGAGGCCGGGCTTCCTGTCGCGCGCCCAGAGCGCTGCCTTGACCGCGCCGCGGGCGAAGATCGAGCGGTCCGTCGCGCTGTGCGACAGCGTCACCGTCTCGCCCTCGCCGGCAAGCAGCACCGAATGTTCGCCGATGACGGAACCGCCGCGCAGCGTGGCGAAGCCGATCGTGCCGGTGGGGCGCGGGCCGGTATGGCCGTCGCGCACGCGCACGGAATTGTCCGCCAGCGCAATGCCGCGGCCCTTCGCGGCGGCGTTGCCGAGCAGCAGCGCAGTGCCGGAGGGAGCGTCGACCTTGTGCTTGTGGTGCATTTCCAGCACCTCGATATCCCAGTCGGCGGCGTCGAGCGCGCGGGCGGCCGTCTCGGTCAGAACGCCGAGCAGGTTGATGCCGAGGCTCATATTGCCGGACTTGACGATGCGGGCATGGCGGGCGGCGGCCCTGATCTTCTCGTCGTCGGCGGCCGAGCAGCCGGTGGTGCCGACGACATGCACGATGCGCGCCTGCGCGGCGAGGCCGGAAAATTCGACGGTCGCGGTCGGGGCGGTGAAATCGAGCACGCCTTCGGCCGCCACGAAGGCTTCCAGCGGCTTGTCGGTGACGGGAACGCCGATGGGGCCGAGGCCGGCGAGTTCCCCCGCATCGCGGCCGACGAAGGGCGACCCCTCACGCTCGATGGCGGCAAAGACCTCCGCGCCCTCGATGGCGTGGATGGTGCGGATGAGCGTCTGGCCCATGCGGCCCGCAGCGCCCACGACGACCAGCTTCATTGCGTTGCCGCTCATGTCTTGCGTCCTGTCCCGTAATTACGTGCCCGTATTGCCGACGGGTGCTTGAAGGTTGTTGAGGCGAGCGTAAAGGCCGTTTTCGCGGGCCGCAAGCGCCGCATGCGTGCCCTCCTCGGCGACCATGCCGTCCTGCATCACGATGATCTTGTCGGCGCGCACGACGGTCGACAGGCGATGGGCGATGACGACGACGGTGCGCCCGCTCATCGCCTCGTCCAGCGCCTTCTGCACGGCCTGTTCCGACTCGGTGTCGAGCGCGGAGGTCGCCTCGTCGAGCAGGAGGATCGGCGCATTGCGCACCAGGGCGCGGGCAATCGACAGCCGCTGGCGCTGGCCGCCCGAAAGCGTCACGCCGTTTTCGCCGACGGGCGTGTCGTAGCCGAGCGGCTGGGCGAGGATGAAGTCGTGTGCATAGGCGTGGCGCGCCGCTTCCTCGATTTCAGTGTCCGTCGCGTCCGGCCGGCCGTAGCGGATATTGTCGCGGATCGTGCCCTCGAAGAGATAGGGCTGCTGGGAAACGTAGGCGATGCCGTTGCGGAGCGACTGCTTGGTCACATGGGCGATGTCCTGCCCGTCGATCAGGATCGCGCCTTCCGCCGGATCGTAGAAGCGCGGGATGAGGCTGATCACGGTGGATTTGCCCGCGCCGGACGGGCCGACAAGCGCCGTCGTCCTGCCGCCCTCGGCGGTGAAGGAGACGCCCTTGAGGATGGTCTCGCTCTCCGAATAGCCGAAGCGCACATTGTCGAAGCGGATCGTCGCATCGGTAATGGTGAGCGGTTTGGCGTCGGCAAGGTCGGCCTGGCGCGGCTTGAGGTCGAGGATCTCGTAGATCATGCGCGCATTGACGGCGGCGCGCTCCAGCGAGACCTGCAGGCGGGCGAGGCGGCGGGCCGGATCGTAGGCCATCAGCAGCGCGGCGACGAAGGCGAAGAAGGCGCCCGGCATCACGCCGGCATAGATCGAGCGATAGGCGGCATAGGCGAGAACGCCGGAAATGGCGAAGCCCGCGAAGGTCTCGGTCATCGGCGCCGTGCGCTCGGTCAGCCGCGCGATGCGGTTGGAGCGGCTTTCGGCCTCGCCGATGATGGCTTCCACCTTGGTCTTCAGCTCGGTCTCCATGGTGAAGGCCTTGACGATGGTGATGCCCTGGATCGTCTCCTGCATGGCGCCGAGAACGTGGCTGTTCAGCTCCACTGCCTCGCGCGTCGCGTTGCGCAGGCGCTTGGAAACGTAGCGCAGGCCCAGCAGCAGCGGCGGCGCGACGACGAAGACGAGCAGCGTCAGCAACCAGTCCTTGGAGATCATCACGCCGATCAGCGCGACGAGGGTCAGCACGTCGCGGGCAAGGGACGTCACCGTCATGTTCAGCACGTCGCGGATGCCGGTGACGTTCTGGCTGATCTGGGCGGCGAGATAGGCCGAGCGCGATTCGTTGTAGTAGCTGACGCTGAGCGCCATCAGGTGCGAATAGAGCCGGCGCTGGTAGCGCGCCACGATGTTGTTGCCGATCTTGGAGAGGATGACGGCTTCGTAATAGGTTGCGATGCCGCGCAGCACGAAGGCGGCGAAGATCGCGCCGCAGATGATCATGACGAGGTCGGCGCGTTTGTTGGCGAAGGCCTCGTTGACCACCGATTCCATGATCCAGGCGGTAAAGGCGGTCGTCAGCGCCACGACCACGAGGCAGCCGATGGCCATGGCGTAGCCGCGCACATGCTCGCGGCCGTTTTCGGCGATGACACGCTTGAGCACGGTGGCGACGGTGTCGGCGCTGACGGAATGGCGCTCGTTGCGACTCTTATCGGCCAATGGCTTGACTTCCCTGCACGATCTCGACGGCGGCCGGCGCAAACCGGCCCGTTGGCCGCTCTATAGGGGGTCGGTCCGCCTTTGGCGAGTCCGCGCGGCGGCGAAGCGTCACCGAGGCCGTCACCTTTTCCAGTGGCGTCCCTCGGTTGCAACACCGAAGCGGTCCGGCATGCGGGCGAAGGCGGCAAGGCCGGCAAGCGCGGCGACGGGGTGAGTGACGACATAGGTCGGGATGGAGGCGAGGAGCGCGCTGTGCGGGGCCTTGTCCTCGAAGGCCGCGCGGAATTCCGGCCCGCGCAGCGCCGGAAGGATTTTCTGCGAGATGCCGCCGGCCAGGAACACGCCGCCCTTGGCCATGAAGATCATCGCCATGTCGCCGGCGACGCGGCCGAGATAGGTCGAGAACAGCGAGACGGTCTCGATGGCCATGCGGTCGTCCTGCGCCAGCGCCTTGGCGGTCACGTCGGCGGGCGTTGCAAGCGTCGCGTCGACGCCGTCGGCGGCGGCGATGGCGTGGTAGATGTTCATGATGCCGCGCCCGCACAGAAGCTGCTCGGCGGAGATGCGGCCCTCGATGGGTTCGAGGAACGGCCAGATCTGGTAGTCGCGCTCGCTGCGCGGGCCGACATCGACATGTCCGCCTTCGCCGGGAACAGGAATCCAGCTATGGCGCGCATGGACGAGGCCGGCCACGCCGAGGCCGGTGCCGGGGCCGAGCACGGCGCGCGAGGCCGAATGACGCTCGATGCCGGGGCCGATCTTCTCGCGGTCATCGTCGCCGAGCGAGGCGACGGCGAGCGCCTGCGCCTCGAAATCGTTGACCAGCACCACATCCTCGAAGCCGAGATTGGCGATCATGTCGCGCGGGCGCACCACCCAGGGGCAATTGGTCAGCGGCACCTCGTCGCCCTCGATGGGGCCGGCGAGCGCCAGAATCGCCGAGCGCGGCTGCACCGAGGTCGTGTCGAGAATGCAGCGCTGCAGCGCGTCGTCGATATTCGGGAAATCGGCCGTCTGGACGATGGGGAACTGCTTTGGCTCGGCGAAGGCGTCGATCAGCAGCGCGAAGCGCGCATTGGTGCCGCCGATATCGCCGACGAGGATGGGGAAGGGGAGGTTCGTGTCGTTGTCGCCCGGCCGTGCCATCAAGCTGTCCCGTTCTCTATGTGTGGTGGTCTGCTTCCGCTAGGTTGCCGTCAATCGGCCGCGAAGTCGAGGAGCTGTTCGGCCGTCGCCCGGTTCAGCGCCATCGGAATGTCGTAGACGATGGCAAGCCGCATCAACGCCTTCACGTCCACGTCATGCGGCATGGGGGTGAGCGGGTCGACGAAGAAGATGAGGAGATCGACCTCGCCGGTCGCGATGAGCGCGCCGATCTGCTGGTCGCCGCCGAGCGGGCCGCTCTTCAGGCGCGTCACGTCGAGGCCGGGGCAGGCCTCCAGCACGCGGCCGCCGGTCGTGCCGGTCGCCACGATCTTCGCCTGGGACAGCACCTTTTCGTGCTGCGCGGCAAAGGCCGCCATGTCGTCCTTCTTCTCGTCATGCGCGATGAGCGCAATGCATTTCCGGCGCGACATGGGCGTTCCTCGACGGGGAATTTAAATCGATTTGAACGCCTTATACAAAAGCGGCGGGACCTTGGAAAGCCCCGCCGCCGGATCGGTTACTGGAAGGGGCGCGGAATGGGGATCGGCACGATGGCCGGCAGCGCCGTGTCGGCGGCGATCACCGATTCGATGCTGGCGCCGCCCGCATCCGCCCCGCCGTTCGAAAAGGCGAGCGCGGTCGAGGTGCCGCCATTGCCCTGATAGGTCACTTCCATCTCGGAAGAGGGCGAGGCGCTGGCGAGAACCGTGCCGCAGGCTTTCGGCAGGTCCGACATCTTCACGTACCAGGGTTTTAGGGGCTTGGCGTCCTTCTTCGGCTTGGGCTTTTCCCAGGGCTCCTTGGTGAACCACCAGGCGAGCGATTTATCGCAGCCGTCGCCGGCCGGCACCCGCGCCTGCGGCTTGCAGCCCGCCGCGCCTTCCGGGCACTTGATGCGGATATGGAAGTGCTCGTCATGGCCGTAGATCGGCCGCACCTTGCCGAGCAGCGAGCGGTCGCCCTGCCAGGTTTCGCAGAGCTTCTTCTTGATCGCCGGATTGACGAAGACGCGGTCCACCTGCGGATAGCTCGCCGCCTTCATGACGAGGCGGGCATGAGTGGCGGTCCAGCGGCGCGAATCGACCGTCAGGAACTTGCTCTTGTCGAGCATGGAGGTGAAGGGCAGCTTTTCCCGCTCCTCGGCGGACATGCGATGGTCCGGCATGGGCGTGAACCAGATATCGGCGTCGAGGCCCACCTGATGGGAGGCATGGCCCGAGAGCATCGGCCCGCCGCGCGGCTGCGAGATATCCCCGAGCAGGAGGCCCGGCCAGCCGAGCTGCCGTGCATCCTGCGAGAATTGCTCCAGCAGCGCGATCATGTTGGGGTGGCCCCAGCGCCGGTTGCGCGACAGGCGCATCGCCTGCCAGGCCGGGCCGTCCGTCGGGATCGCCACCGCACCGGCAATGCAGCCCTTGGCGTAGGAGCCATAGGGATTGGTCGCCATCTTCGCCGGCAGGCGCTTGGAACCGAAGAGTTCCTTGGCCGGCCGCTCCTCGGCCGCGAGCGGCGTGGCGAGCGCGGTCAGCGCAAGGCCGGCGGCGAGGAGGCAGGTGGTCAGGCGGGAAAGCATGGAATGGGCTGGCATTATCCGGTCTCGAAGTCGCAATGGTTGCGAAAGGTTAAAGGATCATCCTTTCGCTAAAGTGAATCTCCGGCCGCAATAGGCGTGGCAAAAACCGCCGCTTTCATGGCGGGCCTGTCATTTGCCCGGATTTTGCCTATTCTCTCGCCCATGCTTCGGCAGAGGATATGAAAGGGAATCGGAATGCAGGCAGCCTTCGGGAAAATGGTGTTCACCACGGCGCTGGCCCTGTCGCTGGCGCTTGCGGCCGGTGCGAAGGCGCAGGAAACCAGCGAGCCGGTCTGGCGCAGCGGCCTTTCCACCATCGGCGAATTGAAGCACCCGGACGGCTTTGCCCATTTCGACTACGTCAATCCCGACGCGCCCAAGGGCGGCGAGCTGAAGCTTTCCGAAACCGGCACCTACGATACGTTCAACCCGATCCTTTCCAAGGGCGAGGCGGCGTCGGGCGTTGCGTCCCTCGTCTTCGACACGCTGCTGAAATCCGCCGAGGACGAGATCACCACCGCCTATGGCCTGCTGGCCGAGGGCGTCTCCTATCCCGACGACATTTCCTCCGCGACCTTCCGTCTTCGGGCGCAAGCCAAATGGGCGGATGGCCAGCCGGTCACGCCCGAGGACGTGATCTTCTCCTTCGAGAAATCGAAGGAGCACAATCCGCTGCACGCCAATTACTACAAACACGTCGTCTCGGCGGAAAAGACCGGCGAGCGCGACGTCACCTTCCATTTCGACGAGAAGAACAACCACGAGCTTCCCAACATCCTCGGCCAGTTCCAGATCGTGCCCAAGCACTGGTGGGAGGGCACGGACGCCAAGGGCAACAAGCGTGACATAGGCCGCACGACGCTGGAGCCGGTCATGGGATCCGGCCCCTACAAGATCGCCGACTTCCAGCCGGGTGGCTCCATCCGCTTCGAGCGGCGCGACGACTATTGGGGCAAGGACCTCAACGTGAATGTCGGCCAGAACAATTTCGACGCGATCACCTACACGTTCTTCGGCGACCGCAACGTGGAATTCGAGGCCTTCCGCGCCGCCAATGTCGATTTCTACCGCGACAACAGTTCCAGCCATTGGGTGACGGCCTATGACTTCCCGGCCGCCAAGGACGGCCGCATCATTCGCGAGGAAATCGAAAATCCGCTGCGCGCCACCGGCATCATGCAGGCCTTCGTGCCGAACATGCGCCGGGAGAAATTCAAGGACCAGCGGGTGCGCGAGGCGCTGAACTACGCCTACGATTTCGAGAGCCTGAACCGCAACCTCTCCTATGGCCGGCTCAACCGCATCGACAGCTATTTCTGGGGCACCGAGCTTGCCTCTTCCGGCCTGCCGGAAGGCCGCGAGAAGGAAATCCTGGAGGAGCTGAAGGACAAGGTTCCGCCCGAAGTCTTCACCATGCCCTATACCAACCCCGTTTCTGGCGATCCGAAGAAGACGCGCGAGAACCTTCGCAAGGCCATGACGCTCTTCAAGGAGGCGGGCTACGAGCTGAAGAACCGCAAGCTGGTGAACGTGAAGACCGGCGAGCCCTTCGGCATCGAGATCCTGCTCTCCAACCCGGCGCAGGAGCGTACCGTCCTGCCCTATGTGAAGAGCCTCACCGATATCGGTATCGACGCGCGCATCCGCACGGTCGACAGCTCGCAATATACCAACCGCGTGCGCAGCTTCGACTACGACATGCTCTACGGCATCTGGGCGCAAAGCCTGGTTCCGGGCAACGAGCAGGTCGATTACTGGGGCTCCTCCTCGGTCGACCAGCAGGGGTCGCGCAACTATGCCGGCATCGCCGATCCCGCCGTCGACGAGCTGATCCGCCGGATCATCTTCGCGCCCGACCGCGCCGAGCTGGTGGCGACCGTCAAGGCGCTGGACCGCGTCCTCCTCGCCCATCATTACGTGGTGCCGATGTTCTATTCCAAGTCGGTGCAGACCGCCTATTGGAACCACCTCGCCCATCCGCAGGAGCTGCCCTATTACGGCCTCGGCTTCCCGGAGGTCTGGTGGTCGAAGAACGCAGCCAAATGAGCCGGGGCTTGCGCCTGCGGTCCGGCTGGGTTCCATATAGCGATGA
Protein-coding sequences here:
- a CDS encoding extracellular solute-binding protein; translation: MQAAFGKMVFTTALALSLALAAGAKAQETSEPVWRSGLSTIGELKHPDGFAHFDYVNPDAPKGGELKLSETGTYDTFNPILSKGEAASGVASLVFDTLLKSAEDEITTAYGLLAEGVSYPDDISSATFRLRAQAKWADGQPVTPEDVIFSFEKSKEHNPLHANYYKHVVSAEKTGERDVTFHFDEKNNHELPNILGQFQIVPKHWWEGTDAKGNKRDIGRTTLEPVMGSGPYKIADFQPGGSIRFERRDDYWGKDLNVNVGQNNFDAITYTFFGDRNVEFEAFRAANVDFYRDNSSSHWVTAYDFPAAKDGRIIREEIENPLRATGIMQAFVPNMRREKFKDQRVREALNYAYDFESLNRNLSYGRLNRIDSYFWGTELASSGLPEGREKEILEELKDKVPPEVFTMPYTNPVSGDPKKTRENLRKAMTLFKEAGYELKNRKLVNVKTGEPFGIEILLSNPAQERTVLPYVKSLTDIGIDARIRTVDSSQYTNRVRSFDYDMLYGIWAQSLVPGNEQVDYWGSSSVDQQGSRNYAGIADPAVDELIRRIIFAPDRAELVATVKALDRVLLAHHYVVPMFYSKSVQTAYWNHLAHPQELPYYGLGFPEVWWSKNAAK
- the dapB gene encoding 4-hydroxy-tetrahydrodipicolinate reductase, with the translated sequence MSGNAMKLVVVGAAGRMGQTLIRTIHAIEGAEVFAAIEREGSPFVGRDAGELAGLGPIGVPVTDKPLEAFVAAEGVLDFTAPTATVEFSGLAAQARIVHVVGTTGCSAADDEKIRAAARHARIVKSGNMSLGINLLGVLTETAARALDAADWDIEVLEMHHKHKVDAPSGTALLLGNAAAKGRGIALADNSVRVRDGHTGPRPTGTIGFATLRGGSVIGEHSVLLAGEGETVTLSHSATDRSIFARGAVKAALWARDRKPGLYSMLDVLGLN
- the mepA gene encoding penicillin-insensitive murein endopeptidase, whose protein sequence is MPAHSMLSRLTTCLLAAGLALTALATPLAAEERPAKELFGSKRLPAKMATNPYGSYAKGCIAGAVAIPTDGPAWQAMRLSRNRRWGHPNMIALLEQFSQDARQLGWPGLLLGDISQPRGGPMLSGHASHQVGLDADIWFTPMPDHRMSAEEREKLPFTSMLDKSKFLTVDSRRWTATHARLVMKAASYPQVDRVFVNPAIKKKLCETWQGDRSLLGKVRPIYGHDEHFHIRIKCPEGAAGCKPQARVPAGDGCDKSLAWWFTKEPWEKPKPKKDAKPLKPWYVKMSDLPKACGTVLASASPSSEMEVTYQGNGGTSTALAFSNGGADAGGASIESVIAADTALPAIVPIPIPRPFQ
- a CDS encoding methylglyoxal synthase — encoded protein: MSRRKCIALIAHDEKKDDMAAFAAQHEKVLSQAKIVATGTTGGRVLEACPGLDVTRLKSGPLGGDQQIGALIATGEVDLLIFFVDPLTPMPHDVDVKALMRLAIVYDIPMALNRATAEQLLDFAAD
- a CDS encoding glucokinase yields the protein MARPGDNDTNLPFPILVGDIGGTNARFALLIDAFAEPKQFPIVQTADFPNIDDALQRCILDTTSVQPRSAILALAGPIEGDEVPLTNCPWVVRPRDMIANLGFEDVVLVNDFEAQALAVASLGDDDREKIGPGIERHSASRAVLGPGTGLGVAGLVHARHSWIPVPGEGGHVDVGPRSERDYQIWPFLEPIEGRISAEQLLCGRGIMNIYHAIAAADGVDATLATPADVTAKALAQDDRMAIETVSLFSTYLGRVAGDMAMIFMAKGGVFLAGGISQKILPALRGPEFRAAFEDKAPHSALLASIPTYVVTHPVAALAGLAAFARMPDRFGVATEGRHWKR
- a CDS encoding ABC transporter ATP-binding protein, with the protein product MADKSRNERHSVSADTVATVLKRVIAENGREHVRGYAMAIGCLVVVALTTAFTAWIMESVVNEAFANKRADLVMIICGAIFAAFVLRGIATYYEAVILSKIGNNIVARYQRRLYSHLMALSVSYYNESRSAYLAAQISQNVTGIRDVLNMTVTSLARDVLTLVALIGVMISKDWLLTLLVFVVAPPLLLGLRYVSKRLRNATREAVELNSHVLGAMQETIQGITIVKAFTMETELKTKVEAIIGEAESRSNRIARLTERTAPMTETFAGFAISGVLAYAAYRSIYAGVMPGAFFAFVAALLMAYDPARRLARLQVSLERAAVNARMIYEILDLKPRQADLADAKPLTITDATIRFDNVRFGYSESETILKGVSFTAEGGRTTALVGPSGAGKSTVISLIPRFYDPAEGAILIDGQDIAHVTKQSLRNGIAYVSQQPYLFEGTIRDNIRYGRPDATDTEIEEAARHAYAHDFILAQPLGYDTPVGENGVTLSGGQRQRLSIARALVRNAPILLLDEATSALDTESEQAVQKALDEAMSGRTVVVIAHRLSTVVRADKIIVMQDGMVAEEGTHAALAARENGLYARLNNLQAPVGNTGT